Proteins from one Emcibacter sp. SYSU 3D8 genomic window:
- a CDS encoding alpha/beta hydrolase, with protein MAYLETEPGRRIYYEYYPGEALPVVLIHGWGMNCRLWDTVLPLLTGAGHGVLSFDQRGCGRSDKDYADVSISSAASDVVSLANHLRLERLAVNGWSLGGPVAVAAAVRLGARCAGVISTAGATPRYVQAPDFPHGGAPGSVAETVALLRQDRASFLHGLAHAICARPVSDAVKTWMWSAFMENAPSADTALLDLDTLDQRDLLRGLAVPLLSVVGGQDVIAPPGIGRAAAELAPLGRLAEFPECGHAPFIEETARYGEVLLEFLAELG; from the coding sequence ATGGCCTATCTGGAGACCGAGCCGGGACGGCGCATCTACTACGAATATTATCCGGGCGAGGCGCTGCCGGTGGTGCTGATCCACGGCTGGGGCATGAATTGCCGGCTGTGGGACACCGTGCTGCCGCTGCTGACCGGCGCCGGCCACGGGGTGCTGAGCTTCGACCAGCGCGGTTGCGGCAGATCGGACAAGGATTATGCCGATGTCTCGATCAGCAGTGCGGCCTCGGATGTGGTCTCGCTTGCCAATCATTTGCGGCTCGAGCGGCTGGCGGTGAACGGGTGGTCGCTGGGTGGCCCGGTCGCGGTGGCCGCGGCGGTCAGGCTGGGCGCACGCTGCGCCGGAGTGATCTCGACCGCGGGCGCCACGCCGCGCTATGTGCAGGCACCGGACTTTCCCCATGGCGGTGCGCCCGGATCGGTCGCCGAAACCGTCGCCCTGCTGCGGCAGGATCGGGCGAGCTTCCTGCACGGCCTGGCGCATGCCATCTGTGCGCGGCCGGTGAGCGACGCGGTGAAGACCTGGATGTGGTCGGCCTTCATGGAGAACGCGCCGTCGGCGGATACGGCGCTGCTCGATCTTGACACGCTGGACCAGCGCGACCTGCTGCGCGGCCTTGCCGTGCCGCTGCTTTCGGTAGTGGGCGGGCAGGACGTGATCGCGCCGCCCGGCATCGGGCGCGCGGCGGCCGAACTGGCGCCGCTGGGAAGACTGGCGGAATTCCCCGAATGCGGTCACGCGCCCTTCATCGAGGAGACCGCGCGCTATGGCGAGGTGTTGCTCGAATTTCTCGCGGAACTGGGCTGA
- a CDS encoding glucose 1-dehydrogenase, giving the protein MARLQGKVALISGGASGIGAAHVRLFAREGAKVVSGDINDDAGGQIVADANKAGGEAMFVHLDVTSADSWSAAVAAATARFGGLTTLVNNAGIYHPGGVSEETDAGWQRMIAINQTGVWYGMRAALPDLVKAGNGAVVNISSLYGMVGSPGSLSYHATKAAVRLMSKSAALEYVKQGVRVNTILPGQIRTPILGDLTPEMDAAIKASIPMGRMGDPEDIAWGSVYLCSDEAKYITGAELVIDAGWSIP; this is encoded by the coding sequence ATGGCACGATTACAGGGGAAGGTGGCGTTGATCTCGGGCGGCGCCAGCGGCATCGGCGCGGCGCATGTCAGGCTGTTCGCCCGGGAAGGGGCGAAAGTCGTCTCGGGCGACATCAACGACGACGCGGGCGGGCAGATCGTCGCCGACGCGAACAAGGCCGGCGGCGAGGCCATGTTCGTTCACCTCGACGTCACCAGCGCGGACAGCTGGAGTGCCGCCGTGGCGGCCGCGACAGCGCGTTTCGGCGGCCTGACCACGCTGGTCAACAATGCCGGCATTTATCATCCCGGCGGCGTGAGCGAGGAAACGGACGCCGGTTGGCAGCGGATGATCGCCATCAACCAGACCGGCGTATGGTACGGCATGCGGGCCGCGCTTCCCGACCTGGTGAAGGCGGGCAACGGGGCGGTGGTGAACATATCGTCGCTGTACGGCATGGTCGGCAGTCCGGGCTCGTTATCCTATCACGCCACCAAGGCCGCGGTTCGGCTGATGTCCAAGTCGGCGGCGCTGGAATATGTCAAGCAGGGGGTGAGGGTGAACACCATCCTGCCGGGTCAGATCCGCACGCCGATCCTGGGCGATCTGACACCGGAGATGGACGCGGCGATCAAGGCGTCGATCCCTATGGGCCGCATGGGCGACCCGGAAGATATCGCCTGGGGCTCGGTCTATCTGTGTTCCGACGAGGCCAAGTACATCACCGGCGCCGAGCTGGTCATCGACGCGGGATGGAGCATTCCCTGA
- a CDS encoding TonB-dependent receptor: MNRAHPFSVYLTFRPALWAVVLAASVALPAHAQPDAVPTPPPAAVHSASLEQVTVSARKRTEDLQDVSTSVSALSPTELDRRFDVDLRDFANAAPNVIIDDLQQGPGSPAAISIRGIGTSDVEKSFDPTVGVVLDGVFIGANSGAMLKALDLETVEILRGPQGTLFGRNSIAGVINVTRTKPAFEFGGRIRAGYGNYDDIQLDGYVNVPIIQDKLAIKIGGAKRERDGYFHHIDKDVNVGKQDYRAINLSALLVPVEGLEIYYRFDKQWQDEDANTVLNMAQPGQLWCSLNDAGFPFDNHCAVSERVPESGGRYLVQNDGAPAKGFFNSDTHTVNAGWDITESLRLDYVFGNFRTNEEVYQDWDGTSDTLYHTNRPARYSQSSHELRLTSSFDGPFNVVVGGYLWDSRYRIDLESLVSFVDLTAIGIPLGTTLDIFQTVGQTTKSAAIFFEADYAITDALKLTVGGRYTRDKKSQGVTGGLADDATFDNLDDPVRDSWKRFTPKASLSWSFSEDAMVYALYSAGFRAGGFIGRPSTVVAAVTPYDPEKVNNFELGWKTEWFENRLRINGAAYYMKYKDKQEEFSVSVPGGTGQQSLVLNTASAVIKGFEIDAMAIPVDGLTLRASLGLLDAKYKNFILNTPEFDNADFSNRKLRRAPDYTATLGFTYEWPLFNGTAWVTADWHLVAPYELTFDNSPQSHVRAQNVVDASINWQWHNTTFSLWGRNLTKEDEWSQCYDVGVGYTRAGVPAGGLWTYCAPRPPRTYGIRIVQDF, translated from the coding sequence ATGAACCGCGCCCACCCTTTTTCCGTCTATCTCACGTTCAGGCCCGCCTTGTGGGCGGTTGTGCTGGCGGCTTCCGTTGCCCTGCCGGCCCACGCGCAACCGGACGCCGTGCCCACGCCGCCTCCGGCCGCGGTACATAGCGCGAGCCTAGAACAGGTCACCGTGTCGGCCCGCAAGCGCACCGAGGATCTGCAGGACGTCAGCACCTCGGTCAGCGCGCTCAGCCCCACCGAACTGGACCGCCGGTTCGATGTCGACCTGCGCGACTTCGCCAATGCGGCGCCAAACGTCATTATCGACGACCTGCAGCAGGGTCCCGGCAGCCCGGCCGCCATCTCGATCCGCGGCATCGGCACCAGCGATGTCGAGAAGAGTTTCGATCCCACAGTGGGCGTCGTGCTCGACGGCGTGTTCATCGGCGCCAATTCGGGCGCCATGCTCAAGGCGCTCGACCTCGAAACGGTGGAAATTCTGCGCGGCCCGCAGGGCACGCTGTTCGGCCGCAATTCCATCGCCGGCGTCATCAATGTCACGCGAACAAAACCGGCCTTCGAGTTCGGCGGCCGGATTCGCGCCGGCTACGGTAATTACGACGACATCCAGCTCGACGGTTACGTCAACGTCCCGATCATCCAGGACAAGCTGGCGATCAAGATCGGCGGGGCCAAGCGCGAGCGCGACGGCTACTTCCACCACATCGACAAGGACGTGAACGTCGGCAAGCAGGACTACCGGGCCATCAACCTCAGCGCCCTGCTCGTGCCGGTCGAAGGGCTGGAGATTTACTACCGTTTCGACAAGCAGTGGCAGGACGAGGATGCGAACACCGTTCTGAACATGGCACAGCCCGGCCAGCTGTGGTGCAGCCTCAACGATGCGGGCTTTCCATTCGACAACCACTGCGCCGTCAGCGAACGCGTACCGGAATCCGGCGGCCGCTACCTGGTCCAGAACGACGGCGCGCCGGCCAAGGGCTTTTTCAACAGCGACACCCACACCGTCAATGCCGGCTGGGATATCACCGAAAGCCTGAGACTCGATTATGTCTTCGGCAACTTCCGGACCAATGAGGAGGTCTACCAGGACTGGGACGGCACCAGCGACACGCTCTATCACACCAACCGTCCCGCCCGGTACAGTCAGTCCAGTCACGAGTTGCGGCTGACGAGTTCCTTCGACGGCCCCTTCAACGTCGTCGTCGGCGGCTATTTGTGGGATTCCAGATACCGGATCGACCTGGAAAGCCTGGTCAGCTTCGTCGACCTCACCGCCATCGGCATTCCGCTCGGCACCACGCTCGACATATTCCAGACCGTCGGGCAGACCACCAAATCTGCGGCGATCTTCTTCGAGGCCGATTACGCCATCACCGACGCCCTGAAGCTCACCGTCGGCGGCCGCTATACGCGGGACAAGAAGTCCCAAGGCGTCACCGGCGGTCTCGCCGACGACGCGACCTTCGACAACCTGGACGATCCGGTCCGCGACAGCTGGAAGCGCTTCACCCCCAAGGCCAGCCTGTCCTGGAGCTTCAGCGAGGACGCCATGGTCTACGCCCTCTATTCGGCGGGCTTCAGGGCCGGCGGTTTCATCGGCCGGCCGTCGACGGTGGTGGCGGCGGTCACCCCCTACGATCCCGAGAAGGTGAACAATTTCGAACTGGGCTGGAAGACCGAGTGGTTCGAAAACCGGCTGCGCATCAATGGCGCGGCCTACTACATGAAGTACAAGGACAAGCAGGAGGAATTCAGCGTCTCGGTGCCTGGCGGTACCGGCCAGCAATCGCTGGTGCTGAACACCGCCAGCGCCGTGATCAAGGGCTTCGAGATCGATGCGATGGCGATCCCCGTCGACGGACTGACGCTCCGGGCGTCCCTTGGCCTGCTGGACGCCAAGTACAAGAACTTCATTCTGAACACGCCCGAGTTCGACAATGCCGACTTTTCCAACCGCAAGCTGCGCCGGGCGCCCGACTATACCGCCACGCTGGGCTTTACCTATGAATGGCCGCTGTTCAACGGCACCGCATGGGTCACCGCCGATTGGCACCTCGTCGCACCCTACGAGCTGACCTTCGACAATTCGCCTCAGTCTCATGTCCGGGCGCAGAACGTGGTCGACGCATCGATCAACTGGCAGTGGCACAACACCACCTTCAGCCTGTGGGGCCGCAATCTGACCAAGGAAGACGAATGGTCCCAATGTTACGACGTCGGTGTCGGCTACACACGGGCCGGCGTGCCGGCGGGCGGCCTGTGGACCTATTGCGCACCTCGGCCGCCGCGAACCTATGGCATCCGCATCGTGCAGGACTTCTGA
- a CDS encoding TetR family transcriptional regulator, producing MTKPEKPDGGQGSLAPRKRMTQAERTALSDQRMYDAAMKLIGHHGTHNTTLKDVGELAGYSRGLASYRFGSKEALFGNLVTFFNHKWVEELDRFVGGRTGLAAFIAALDAVEDFLLEQPDYMKAMYILWYESITSHSEVRERLAEQHEAYRADIVRWVREGIAEGFIRPYIDAERLSIQFCSFIFGTIYQWLVKPEAIDIPVAFSEYKHGVLALITERRRAPR from the coding sequence ATGACCAAACCTGAAAAGCCCGATGGCGGGCAAGGCAGCCTCGCGCCGCGCAAGCGCATGACCCAGGCCGAACGCACCGCGCTGTCGGACCAGCGCATGTATGACGCCGCCATGAAGCTGATCGGCCATCACGGCACCCACAACACCACCCTGAAGGACGTCGGCGAACTGGCGGGCTACAGCCGCGGACTGGCCAGCTACCGGTTCGGCTCCAAGGAAGCGCTGTTCGGTAACCTGGTAACGTTCTTCAACCACAAATGGGTCGAGGAACTGGACCGCTTCGTCGGCGGCCGCACCGGTCTGGCGGCGTTCATCGCCGCGCTCGACGCGGTCGAGGACTTCCTGCTCGAGCAGCCCGACTACATGAAAGCCATGTACATCCTCTGGTACGAATCGATCACCAGTCACAGCGAGGTGCGCGAACGGCTTGCCGAGCAGCACGAAGCCTACCGGGCCGACATCGTCCGCTGGGTCCGCGAAGGCATCGCCGAAGGCTTCATCCGTCCCTATATCGACGCCGAGAGGCTCTCCATACAGTTCTGCTCGTTCATCTTCGGCACCATTTACCAGTGGCTGGTGAAGCCCGAAGCCATCGACATTCCCGTGGCCTTCAGCGAATATAAACATGGCGTGCTGGCACTGATCACCGAACGGCGCCGCGCGCCGCGCTAG
- a CDS encoding LLM class flavin-dependent oxidoreductase, translating into MEVGLLMVFQNFMDRTTDHEVYQRDVHLAELAEPLGFDTLGAVEHHFFNYAMSPDNMQFLSYMAAKTSRIGLLTGAVILPWNNPLRVVEKMIMLDHLSNGRALFGIGRGLAKREYDRFGVSMNEARDRFDEAAELILRGLESGIVEGNGPYYKHMATEVRPRPYATFNDRFYCVAMSSDSVPVCARLGGKMMSFAQKPWEEMAGHFDTYRTMFKDFHGRPAPSPVCVDFMCCDESGDRAEELAREHMANYYLTVMEHYDMAGEHFKNMKGYGDYATNAEILRDTGMKDAANGFVDINTWGTPQQILDKLEKRQKSLGDFDLTVQVSYGGMSLENAESSMRLFAEKVLPEVQGWRKAA; encoded by the coding sequence ATGGAAGTTGGCCTGCTGATGGTCTTCCAGAACTTCATGGACCGGACGACGGACCATGAGGTCTATCAACGCGATGTCCATCTGGCCGAGCTGGCCGAGCCGCTCGGTTTCGACACGCTGGGCGCGGTCGAGCATCACTTCTTCAACTACGCCATGTCGCCCGACAACATGCAGTTTCTCAGCTACATGGCGGCGAAAACCAGCCGCATCGGGCTGCTGACCGGCGCGGTAATCCTGCCCTGGAACAATCCGCTGCGGGTCGTCGAGAAGATGATCATGCTCGATCACCTCAGCAACGGCCGTGCGCTGTTCGGTATCGGCCGCGGCCTCGCCAAGCGCGAATACGACCGTTTCGGCGTTTCCATGAACGAGGCGCGCGACCGCTTCGACGAAGCCGCCGAATTGATCCTGCGCGGCCTGGAGAGCGGCATCGTCGAGGGCAATGGCCCCTATTACAAGCACATGGCCACCGAAGTGCGCCCCCGCCCCTACGCCACCTTCAACGACCGCTTCTACTGCGTCGCCATGTCGTCGGACTCGGTGCCGGTCTGCGCGCGCCTCGGCGGCAAGATGATGAGCTTTGCCCAGAAGCCGTGGGAAGAGATGGCCGGGCATTTCGACACCTACCGCACCATGTTCAAGGACTTCCACGGCCGCCCGGCGCCGTCGCCGGTATGCGTCGACTTCATGTGCTGCGACGAAAGCGGCGACCGGGCCGAGGAACTCGCCCGCGAACACATGGCCAATTATTACCTCACGGTCATGGAGCACTACGATATGGCCGGCGAGCACTTCAAGAACATGAAGGGCTATGGCGACTATGCCACCAATGCCGAGATCCTGCGCGACACCGGCATGAAGGACGCGGCCAACGGCTTCGTCGACATCAATACCTGGGGAACCCCCCAGCAGATCCTCGACAAGCTCGAGAAGCGCCAGAAGTCGCTGGGCGATTTCGACCTTACCGTGCAGGTCAGCTATGGCGGCATGAGCCTCGAGAACGCCGAAAGCAGCATGCGCCTGTTCGCCGAGAAGGTGCTGCCCGAAGTACAGGGCTGGCGCAAGGCGGCATAA
- a CDS encoding pilus assembly protein TadG-related protein: MHDTSLSLGRHIVAAIRDRSGNIAIIVALCIPVLLASMALGFEITQWYMGERSMQNAADSAVTAAATNGGANYDVEARAVAAQYGYVNGVDNVTVAVTNTAPCPAGGNNCYRVSISKPVPLYLSQMVGFQGTSVINGTRMQNVGSAATATQATVERPYCLLTLAGLSGHSSTEGIRCNGCPMADYTGCNIMSNNTATCNGHTTLADIGDAHSNNNNCGVQPNSNMPQVADPYAVLASNIPADPCGGTYHYYVPRHGRDPEVPLPASNVWSGNKTVNGTVSICGDLQLSGNVNISNTTGDGGILIIWNGQLDTDGNTLQTTAGYLTIIFAGTNGASTHAPTGGGELNFSAPRTGVWKGMAIYQAPNLTSGVDISDAGNSPTWNITGIVYLPNASVTFSGAINKAATNGLSCFGMVVDNIRINGTGLILTACDQAGVVLPSSTVPGRAQLVH, encoded by the coding sequence ATGCATGACACATCCCTGTCTCTCGGCAGACATATTGTCGCCGCAATTCGCGACCGCAGTGGAAACATCGCGATCATCGTCGCGCTATGCATTCCCGTTCTCCTGGCCTCGATGGCGCTCGGTTTCGAGATCACTCAGTGGTACATGGGCGAGCGCAGCATGCAGAATGCCGCCGACTCCGCCGTGACCGCCGCGGCCACGAATGGCGGTGCAAACTACGATGTCGAGGCGAGGGCGGTTGCCGCTCAGTACGGCTACGTGAACGGCGTGGACAACGTGACCGTCGCGGTAACCAACACAGCGCCCTGTCCGGCCGGCGGCAACAATTGCTACCGGGTCTCCATCTCCAAGCCCGTTCCCCTCTATCTCAGCCAGATGGTCGGCTTCCAGGGAACATCGGTCATCAACGGCACGCGCATGCAGAATGTGGGCAGCGCCGCGACCGCCACCCAGGCCACCGTCGAGCGGCCTTATTGCCTGCTCACGCTCGCGGGACTCTCCGGGCACAGCAGCACCGAGGGCATTCGCTGCAACGGTTGCCCGATGGCTGACTATACCGGCTGCAACATCATGTCGAACAATACGGCCACCTGTAACGGCCACACGACCCTGGCCGATATCGGCGACGCCCACAGCAACAACAACAATTGCGGCGTCCAGCCCAATTCGAACATGCCCCAGGTCGCCGATCCCTATGCCGTGCTGGCCTCCAATATTCCGGCCGATCCGTGCGGCGGCACCTATCACTATTACGTCCCGCGTCATGGACGCGATCCTGAAGTGCCGCTGCCCGCTTCCAACGTCTGGAGCGGCAACAAGACCGTAAACGGCACCGTCTCGATCTGCGGCGACCTGCAGCTTTCAGGCAATGTGAACATCAGCAATACAACCGGTGACGGCGGCATCCTCATCATCTGGAATGGCCAGCTCGATACCGACGGCAATACCCTGCAGACCACTGCGGGCTACCTGACGATCATCTTCGCCGGCACCAACGGCGCGTCCACCCACGCGCCGACCGGCGGCGGCGAATTGAATTTCAGCGCCCCGCGGACCGGGGTCTGGAAGGGGATGGCGATTTATCAGGCGCCAAACCTGACATCAGGCGTGGACATCTCCGATGCCGGCAATTCGCCGACCTGGAACATTACCGGCATCGTCTATCTGCCGAACGCCAGCGTCACCTTCAGTGGCGCGATCAACAAGGCCGCCACCAACGGCCTCTCCTGTTTCGGCATGGTGGTGGACAATATCAGGATCAATGGCACCGGCCTCATTCTCACTGCCTGCGATCAGGCCGGCGTGGTCTTGCCCTCAAGTACAGTGCCGGGCCGAGCCCAATTGGTGCATTGA
- a CDS encoding pilus assembly protein TadG-related protein → MKGWMLRALRRAVRRSHAAVGDRSGNISLVAAVCLPVFLSVLGLSFEVAQWYMTQRAMQNAADSASVSAAMSGGANFDIEARAVAAQYGYIHGIDHVSVDVTDGTPCPSGAGTCYQVTITKPVPLYLMQLIGYQGNVTINGTHMVALSSGATAEQSLEKREYCILTLAGLPGHSNTEGFRCNGCPKADLTGCNIMSNNTATCNGHTTLADVGDAHGNNNGCGIEQNSNQTQVIDPYDQLAAHIPADPCGSIYPQSPARRSDPDLPPSNQWSGAKVVNGNVSICGDLELTGDVDVTNSSGDGGVLIIWNGKLDIGNFRLRTVSGYLTIVFAGVNGVYAHAPAGDGTLDFSAPISGNWSGMAIYQAPNLTSGVDITEAGNRPTWNLTGMVYVPHASVTLSGAVNKSATNGASCFGMVVDNIRVNGTGLSLNSCDAAGLELPFRHVPGRGKLVH, encoded by the coding sequence ATGAAGGGCTGGATGCTGCGGGCATTGCGCCGCGCCGTACGCCGGTCGCATGCGGCTGTTGGCGACCGCTCCGGTAATATTTCCCTTGTCGCAGCCGTGTGCCTGCCCGTTTTCCTGTCTGTCCTTGGACTGAGCTTCGAGGTCGCTCAGTGGTACATGACACAGCGCGCCATGCAGAACGCTGCCGATTCCGCTTCCGTATCCGCCGCCATGAGCGGCGGCGCCAATTTCGACATCGAAGCCAGGGCTGTCGCGGCGCAGTACGGCTACATCCATGGAATCGATCATGTCAGTGTGGACGTCACCGACGGCACGCCCTGCCCCTCCGGCGCCGGAACCTGCTATCAGGTCACCATCACCAAGCCGGTGCCGCTCTACCTCATGCAGCTGATCGGGTACCAGGGCAACGTCACCATCAACGGCACCCATATGGTTGCCCTGTCCAGCGGCGCGACTGCCGAACAAAGCCTGGAAAAACGGGAATATTGCATTCTTACGCTGGCGGGACTGCCGGGCCACAGCAATACCGAAGGCTTCCGCTGCAACGGCTGTCCCAAGGCCGACCTGACCGGCTGCAACATCATGTCGAACAACACGGCTACCTGTAACGGCCATACCACGCTGGCCGACGTGGGAGACGCGCATGGCAACAACAATGGCTGCGGAATCGAACAGAACTCGAACCAGACGCAAGTGATTGACCCCTACGACCAGCTGGCGGCACATATTCCGGCTGACCCATGCGGCAGCATCTATCCGCAAAGCCCCGCCAGAAGGAGCGATCCGGACCTTCCCCCTTCAAATCAATGGTCGGGCGCGAAAGTGGTCAACGGCAACGTATCCATCTGCGGCGACCTCGAACTGACCGGCGATGTCGATGTCACCAACTCGTCGGGCGACGGCGGTGTGTTGATCATCTGGAACGGCAAGCTGGACATCGGCAACTTCCGGCTGCGAACCGTCAGCGGCTATCTGACAATCGTCTTCGCCGGCGTCAATGGTGTCTACGCCCATGCGCCGGCAGGTGACGGCACGTTGGATTTCAGCGCGCCAATCAGCGGCAACTGGTCGGGCATGGCCATCTACCAGGCGCCCAACCTGACCTCCGGCGTGGACATCACCGAAGCCGGCAACCGGCCAACATGGAACCTGACGGGCATGGTCTATGTGCCCCATGCCAGCGTCACGCTGAGTGGGGCGGTGAACAAGTCGGCCACTAATGGAGCCTCCTGTTTCGGCATGGTTGTCGACAACATCCGGGTTAATGGCACTGGCCTCAGCCTGAACTCATGCGATGCCGCGGGTCTCGAGTTGCCATTCAGGCATGTGCCTGGAAGAGGGAAATTGGTCCATTAG
- a CDS encoding pilus assembly protein TadG-related protein: MRDRRANIAIIVGLSLPVLLATFGLAFEIGQWYMNKWRMQNAADSAVIAAVNNSSNYVTEARAVTAQYGYIHGADNVTVAVTNTATCPTGSNDCYQVTIDKPTDLYLSPMVGFQGSTVVNGKKMQNLSSAAMARQAATPREYCILALAGSGVSNGIRTNGAPQATMPGCDIMSNTNATCNGHNLNVDIGDAAGTNSGCGAEQNSNMPVVADPYSGLAANIPANTCTAAQVTAGVTWSSNQTLSGNVAICGDLKLLANVTVSAPTNAVLIIYNGALNLNGFTLQATSGSGMTLVFAGDNGSYTHAPIGNGMLDFAAPTTGAWKGMAIYQAPNLTSGVDISEAGNTPAWKITGMAYLPNAAVTLKGIVNKASYGASCFGLVVDSLLFAGTSAILAHGECSLAGLDLPYNTVLSRAALVN; this comes from the coding sequence TTGCGCGATCGCCGGGCCAATATCGCGATCATCGTAGGCCTGTCCCTGCCCGTGCTGCTGGCCACGTTCGGTCTCGCATTCGAAATCGGCCAGTGGTACATGAACAAGTGGCGCATGCAGAATGCTGCGGATTCCGCGGTGATCGCTGCCGTCAACAACAGCAGCAATTATGTGACGGAAGCGCGGGCTGTCACCGCCCAGTATGGCTACATCCACGGCGCCGACAACGTGACCGTGGCCGTCACCAATACCGCCACCTGCCCCACCGGCAGCAACGACTGCTACCAGGTGACGATCGACAAGCCCACGGACCTTTACCTGAGCCCCATGGTGGGTTTTCAGGGCAGCACGGTGGTCAACGGCAAGAAGATGCAGAACCTGAGTTCGGCCGCCATGGCGAGGCAGGCCGCCACGCCGCGGGAATATTGCATTCTGGCGCTGGCGGGAAGCGGGGTCTCCAATGGCATCCGCACCAACGGCGCGCCGCAGGCCACGATGCCGGGCTGCGACATCATGTCCAATACCAATGCGACCTGTAACGGCCATAACCTGAACGTGGATATCGGCGACGCGGCGGGGACGAACAGCGGGTGCGGGGCCGAGCAGAACTCGAACATGCCGGTCGTCGCCGACCCCTATTCGGGCCTCGCGGCCAACATTCCCGCGAACACCTGCACGGCCGCGCAAGTGACCGCTGGCGTCACCTGGTCATCGAACCAGACCTTGAGCGGCAATGTCGCCATTTGCGGCGACCTGAAACTGCTCGCCAATGTGACCGTCAGCGCCCCCACCAATGCCGTGCTGATCATTTACAACGGCGCTCTGAACCTCAACGGATTCACGCTGCAGGCGACGAGCGGATCCGGAATGACGCTTGTGTTCGCGGGCGACAACGGCAGCTATACCCATGCCCCGATCGGCAACGGCATGCTGGACTTCGCGGCGCCGACGACCGGCGCCTGGAAGGGAATGGCCATCTACCAGGCGCCCAATCTGACCAGCGGGGTGGACATTTCCGAGGCCGGCAACACACCCGCATGGAAGATCACCGGCATGGCCTACCTGCCAAACGCCGCTGTTACGCTGAAGGGCATCGTCAACAAGGCCAGTTATGGTGCATCCTGCTTCGGCCTCGTGGTTGACTCGCTGCTGTTCGCCGGCACCAGCGCGATCCTGGCACACGGCGAATGCTCCCTGGCAGGGCTCGACCTGCCCTACAACACAGTCCTGTCTCGCGCCGCACTGGTAAACTGA
- a CDS encoding TadE/TadG family type IV pilus assembly protein, whose amino-acid sequence MLVDLRLNTRMTAWAGQMLRFGRDRRGAATIEVALTTLFMAYSVMNVADISIYAYTRMQVQNAAQMGAQAVYEACDSKKLPATSKCAGMNAAVTRGIQSTALGTSVTLKSGSPAEGYYCINSSNNLQYMSSYSNKPADCSGAGMPGLKPGDYIKVETTYTYSPLFPGNTTVGSLMTTPITATALVRLQ is encoded by the coding sequence ATGCTTGTTGACCTGCGTTTGAACACCCGCATGACGGCATGGGCCGGGCAGATGCTTCGGTTTGGCCGCGATCGGCGCGGCGCCGCAACCATCGAGGTCGCATTGACGACCCTGTTCATGGCCTATTCGGTCATGAACGTTGCCGACATCTCGATCTACGCCTATACGCGCATGCAGGTCCAGAATGCCGCCCAGATGGGCGCCCAGGCCGTCTACGAGGCCTGCGACAGCAAAAAGCTGCCCGCGACAAGCAAGTGCGCCGGCATGAACGCGGCGGTGACGCGCGGCATCCAGAGCACGGCGCTGGGAACCAGCGTCACCCTGAAAAGCGGCTCGCCTGCGGAAGGGTATTACTGCATCAATTCGTCGAACAACCTGCAATATATGAGTTCCTATTCCAACAAGCCCGCCGATTGTTCCGGTGCGGGTATGCCCGGCCTGAAGCCCGGCGACTACATCAAGGTCGAAACGACCTACACCTACTCTCCCTTGTTTCCCGGCAACACGACAGTCGGCAGCCTGATGACGACGCCCATCACGGCGACCGCGCTGGTTCGCCTTCAGTAA
- a CDS encoding TadE/TadG family type IV pilus assembly protein, with translation MKTTRRNTDIADSSGAAAVEFALVLPMFLTLLIGGFFAAFLLFTAGGLHFAVERAARCAKVQTSVCSSAGATEAYAQTQFAGYGVTPTFTAVSTTCGQQVSGSATFSMNFFVKTVSVPLTATACYP, from the coding sequence ATGAAAACCACCAGACGAAATACCGACATTGCCGACAGCAGCGGCGCGGCCGCCGTCGAGTTTGCGCTCGTTCTGCCCATGTTCCTGACCCTGCTGATCGGTGGCTTTTTCGCCGCCTTCCTTCTGTTCACCGCCGGCGGCCTGCATTTCGCCGTGGAGCGGGCGGCGCGGTGCGCCAAGGTGCAGACATCCGTGTGCAGTTCCGCCGGCGCCACCGAAGCCTATGCCCAGACGCAGTTCGCCGGCTACGGCGTGACGCCCACCTTCACGGCGGTGTCCACAACCTGCGGCCAGCAGGTGAGCGGATCGGCGACGTTCTCCATGAACTTTTTTGTCAAGACGGTCAGCGTGCCGTTGACGGCAACCGCCTGCTATCCCTGA